A window of Trichoderma atroviride chromosome 3, complete sequence contains these coding sequences:
- a CDS encoding uncharacterized protein (EggNog:ENOG41~SECRETED:SignalP(1-26)) has product MRDCLQRRLTFWSLFIQETWICFCLGRPTSISDPGSGVPVPAEEKYLLALVRLARLISKCAARIYNQRHESLLHMWNAATELRHELQAYVEQQLYEVHLDIQGEPGTGECGFCKTIMASMYYHAQLLMFRPFLVLRGKLRSPAPQAGAESSDKLRELTWLDTACEYCLEPARQIIKYINKSCEINPLCKDTKYFSFFLEGACYVLGFDMLQDKTKVDTHLPWLHVALECLSTMSPTNEASPSQTQILIKAINRIICTVAPCANCPCRRMDTALAETPQCPTDPALPLANNLMTPSDTSVSAYPPSAPSMSLSYYAPTGSRESIPPILSSCADGHSCVMNLPGAQDPDFDWRMIDVETLMSIDPFEFILNARMNEEGGQAMM; this is encoded by the exons ATGCGAGACTGCTTGCAGCGCCGTCTGACTTTTTGGAGTCTGTTCATCCAAGAAAC CTGGATTTGCTTCTGCCTCGGACGTCCGACATCCATTTCAGATCCAGGCAGTGGAGTTCCCGTGCCAGCCGAAGAAAAGTATCTGCTGGCCCTTGTGAGGCTGGCAAGGCTCATCTCGAAATGTGCGGCACGTATCTATAACCAACGCCACGAGTCGCTACTCCACATGTGGAACGCCGCAACGGAGCTTCGACACGAGCTTCAGGCGTATGTGGAGCAGCAACTGTACGAAGTTCACCTCGATATCCAAGGAGAGCCGGGCACTGGCGAATGTGGATTTTGCAAGACCATCATGGCTTCAA TGTATTACCATGCTCAGCTATTAATGTTCCGCCCCTTCCTTGTTCTGAGGGGGAAACTGAGAAGCCCGGCACCCCAGGCCGGCGCTGAATCCAGCGATAAGCTTCGAGAGCTGACTTGGCTGGATACTGCATGTGAATACTGCCTGGAGCCGGCTCGCCAGATTATCAAGTACATCAACAAGTCCTGCGAGATCAATCCTCTTTGCAAG GATACGAAAtacttttccttcttccttgaaGGCGCCTGCTACGTCCTGGGATTTGACATGCTCCAGGACAAAACCAAAGTAGACACTCACCTGCCGTGGCTTCATGTCGCTCTAGAGTGCCTCTCCACCATGTCTCCAACCAACGAGGCATCCCCTTCTCAGACGCAGATtctcatcaaggccatcaaccGCATCATCTGCACAGTTGCCCCCTGCGCCAACTGTCCCTGCCGCAGAATGGACACAGCCCTCGCCGAGACTCCTCAATGCCCAACCGACCCAGCACTCCCGCTGGCCAACAACCTGATGACGCCCTCCGATACTTCTGTATCTGCGTATCCGCCATCCGCACCGTCCATGTCACTAAGCTACTATGCGCCAACCGGCTCCCGAGAGTCTATCCCGCCGATTCTCTCTTCCTGTGCTGACGGCCACTCTTGCGTCATGAATCTTCCGGGAGCTCAGGATCCGGATTTTGACTGGAGGATGATTGACGTGGAGACGCTCATGTCGATTGATCCGTTCGAATTCATCTTAAATGCGAGGATGAatgaagaaggagggcagGCAATGATGTGA
- a CDS encoding uncharacterized protein (EggNog:ENOG41): protein MTNIGKACEACRVRKTRCDGSEPCARCINRNVSCVYRTRTRNRPRKSQAPAAATVASSASSNSDDTPGSSHSAHESQTSKPKDDNSWGFHVHSVAAITTSPSSIIQLHYGPSSNFSMLHSIYRLITGIQTPLTRREEVAQVGPGLDLFQNRQLFFGDLADSKSTTISNDYSGMFLNRELCDRVLERYLATYWHLLPILTKEDFRRRSDLLYSSPGLFSFDSPRCRGGHAGHGHWRLNPRRRNPGTVSLSAGVTGSREAGRIGQHPGNSYSIAAGTIPDGEISTAFCIFICWSGHEESSGSRST, encoded by the coding sequence ATGACCAACATCGGCAAAGCCTGCGAGGCCTGCCGGGTCCGGAAAACGAGATGCGACGGCAGCGAACCGTGTGCCCGCTGCATCAACCGGAACGTCTCGTGCGTCTACCGTACTCGGACCAGGAACCGGCCGCGCAAGTCGCAGGCGCCGGCCGCGGCCACGGTggcctcgtcggcctcgagCAACTCGGACGACACGCCCGGATCGTCTCACTCGGCCCACGAGTCGCAGACCAGCAAGCCCAAGGACGACAACAGCTGGGGCTTCCACGTGCACAGCGTGGCCGCCATCACGACGTCGCCATCGTCCATCATCCAGCTGCACTACGGGCCGTCGTCCAACTTCTCCATGCTGCACTCCATCTACCGGCTCATCACAGGCATCCAGACCCCACTAACACGGCGTGAGGAGGTGGCCCAGGTCGGCCCCGGGCTGGATCTGTTTCAGAACcggcagctcttctttggcgactTGGCCGACAGCAAGTCGACGACAATATCAAACGACTACTCCGGCATGTTCCTCAACAGAGAGCTGTGCGATCGCGTGCTGGAGCGGTATCTGGCCACCTACTGGCACCTGCTGCCCATCCTGACCAAGGAGGACTTCCGTCGCCGCTCCGATCTGCTCTACTCATCGCCaggcctcttctctttcgaCTCCCCCCGATGTCGTGGTGGTcatgctggccatggccattggcGCCTCAAtcctcgaagaagaaacccTGGCACAGTTTCTCTTTCAGCGGGCGTCACAGGGAgccgagaagctggccgaaTTGGTCAACATCCAGGCAATTCATATTCCATTGCTGCAGGCACAATTCCAGATGGAGAGATCTCGACCGCATTCTGCATTTTTATATGTTGGAGTGGCCACGAGGAaagcagtggcagcaggtCTACATAG
- a CDS encoding uncharacterized protein (EggNog:ENOG41~SECRETED:SignalP(1-21)) — translation MKGSTMKSLIAGSGLVSMAAAITPISDSDMTNLLNAGGVELAMKAQPMWFFGQAMSQPPCIPTFATQPDGSQTPSAALCAYPNVGCNCRTPGVAISNPSPSFPTYYSYEKCNSTTIRIQYSLFYEKDGTEPEGILGHPYDWERVIIEWAQGSDGNWVQNQALLSQHSGYGRFNWADIQNTFNTADGTLALGGANGRQNLDHPKVYVAWSKHPNYDDRNTGWNDPLSQLDDNAFRSQDWWYFPVASDYLRADGSTALGQLLSSYNWGDASSNPPSVHNSLCSQ, via the exons ATGAAGGGATCAACCATGAAGAGCCTCATTGCCGGCTCCGGCCTCGTCTCGATGGCTGCCGCCATCACTCCCATCTCCGACTCCGACATGACCAACCTCCTCAACGCCGGAGGTGTCGAGCTCGCCATGAAGGCCCAGCCCATGTGGTTCTTCGGCCAGGCCATGAGCCAGCCCCCGTGCATCCCAACTTTCGCGACGCAGCCCGATGGATCGCAGACCCCCTCGGCTGCTCTTTGCGCGTACCCCAACGTTGGCTGCAACTGCCGCACCCCAGGCGTTGCCATCTCGAACCCATCGCCTTCATTCCCTACCTACTACAGCTACGAGAAGTGCAATTCTACCACTATCCGAATCCAGTACTCGCTGTTCTACGAGAAGGACGG TACTGAGCCTGAGGGCATTCTGGGCCACCCATA CGACTGGGAGCGTGTCATTATCGAGTGGGCACAGGGTTCAGATGGAAACTGGGTGCAGAACCAGGCTCTGCTTTCTCAGCACTCCGGCTATGGCAGATTCAACTGGGCCGACATCCAGAACACATTCAACACTGCCGACGGAACTCTTGCACTAGGAGGTGCCAACGGACGCCAAAACCTCGACCACCCCAAG GTCTACGTTGCGTGGAGCAAGCACCCCAACTACGACGACCGCAACACG GGCTGGAACGACCCTCTTTCTCAGCTTGATGACAACGCTTTCCGTAGCCAGGACTGGTGGTATTTCCCCGTTGCCT CTGACTACCTTCGTGCCGATGGCTCAACTGCTCTGGGCCAGCTCCTCAGCAGCTACAACTGGGGCGACGCTTCTTCCAACCCCCCTTCCGTCCACAACAGCCTCTGCTCTCAGTAA
- a CDS encoding uncharacterized protein (EggNog:ENOG41~TransMembrane:2 (o505-524i531-551o)) translates to MSSAKATKKSAFSCEPCRRRKVKCGGEQPMCQRCAARNDECVYKLNPTLSYTQRLEDRIKELEEQLAKATATTTTPPPAASESKSPISAHSSPSPFGGTQQDGRQQVDDSISRSFRGLKIDDKGSITYHGTTSFFNLPSDRTSAVTAVDLHPTATDIESQRRERLVSNAWQQRVLEEHSGIPEPFQTLLNVHWCWIQPLFNFIYRPAFTRDMQSLGPYYSHTLLNAVLSHSIRWAKSDPNTRRILDESYDGGAVFGKHARSMLFEELSKGVCTIPTIQTLLLLSAQECSLGNTTQAWTYSGLAFRLIDHLGIHVDGERYPGSVQFSDEEVEIRHRVFWSCYFWDKVISLYLGRSPSLKHTMVSPPQIMFDDSAENELWVPFGAPPLQTAPWKYPPATAHSASCFLSMCRLSVIFNEILIHMYDPLMQNTEAEILECLVAQEPALQQWWEELAPYLKIDPAALPALAPPSHIVTMNCLFQTFKILLYRPMLTRRNLEDNVASHKRYLVECVTSATAIIAIFDLFCRTFTMNYCVLSLAYSLYIASSIFLLQIQAAPDDAQALGRLNYCIQALKQVKTFSPVIGSAIDLLNKELSAIGISLDVQEQYQPPSAPSPNFHPESSMYPSVEVPSSQPQTAHPLFQVSPAPSYSAQSMSMDPGIFEAMSSLEPLSVRVGALPNSENQAPF, encoded by the exons ATGTCGTCGGCAAAAGCCACCAAGAAGAGCGCGTTCTCGTGCGAGCCGTGCCGCAGACGCAAG GTCAAATGCGGCGGCGAGCAGCCCATGTGCCAACGCTGTGCTGCTCGCAACGATGAATGCGTATACAAGCT GAACCCGACGCTGTCGTACACGCAGCGTCTTGAGGACcgcatcaaggagctggaggagcagctcgCAAAGGCCACggcaacgacaacaacaccacCGCCTGCGGCCAGCGAAAGCAAGTCCCCCATATCAGCTCACTCAAGCCCCTCGCCCTTTGGAGGCACCCAGCAGGATGGACGGCAGCAGGTCGACGACAGCATCAGCCGGAGTTTCCGAGGACTCAAGATAGAcgacaaaggcagcatcACGTACCACGGGACTAcgagcttcttcaacctccCCAGCGATCGCACCTCCGCGGTCACGGCAGTTGACCTGCACCCCACGGCAACCGATATCGAGAGTCAGCGGAGAGAACGACTCGTGTCAAATGCGTGGCAACAACGCGTGTTGGAGGAGCATTCTGGGATTCCT GAACCGTTCCAAACACTTCTGAATGTTCACTGGTGCTGGATCCAGCCCcttttcaacttcatctACCGACCTGCCTTTACTC GCGATATGCAGTCCTTGGGCCCGTATTACTCCCATACGCTCCTCAATGCCGTTCTGTCACATTCAATACGCTGGGCAAAGAGCGATCCCAATACGCGGCGAATACTCGACGAGTCGTACGATGGTGGTGCAGTCTTTGGCAAGCATGCACGTAGTATGCTGTTTGAAGAGCTGAGTAAGGGTGTCTGCACGATTCCGACTATCCAGACACTGCTTCTCCTGAGCGCTCAGGAGTGCAGTCTCGGAAACACAACCCAAGCCTGGACATATAGTGGCTTGGCGTTCCGATTGATTGACCACTTGGGAATACATGTCGACGGGGAACGCTATCCTGGGTCAGTGCAGTTCAGCGACGAAGAGGTAGAAATCCGGCATCGAGTCTTTTGGTCGTGTTACTTCTGGGACAAGGTCATAAGTCTTTATCTCGGTAGATCACCATCGTTAAAACACACCATGGTGTCTCCGCCTCAAATCATGT TTGATGACTCTGCTGAAAACGAGCTGTGGGTTCCCTTTGGAGCGCCTCCACTTCAAACTGCACCGTGGAAGTACCCACCTGCCACGGCCCATTCGGCGTCATGTTTCCTAAGCATGTGTCGTTTGTCCGTTATTTTCAATGAGATTTTGATTCACATGTATGATCCACTCATGCAGAATACAGAGGCGGAGATTCTAGAGTGCTTGGTTGCTCAGGAACCGGCGTTGCAGCAGTGGTGGGAGGAGTTGGCGCCGTATCTGAAGATCGATCCTGCAGCTCTGCCGGCACTGGCCCCACCGTCTCATATTGTCACCATGAA TTGCCTCTTCCAGACGTTTAAAATTCTTCTTTACCGCCCAATGCTCACCCGCAGAAATCTGGAAGACAATGTAGCCTCTCATAAGCGTTATCTCGTCGAATGTGTAACGTCTGCTACGGCCATCATAGCCATCTTTGACCTCTTTTGTCGCACATTCACCATGAACTACTGCGTCCTGTCTCTCGCATATAGCCTCTATATTGCTTCatcaatcttcttgctcCAGATTCAAGCTGCTCCCGATGATGCACAAGCCCTGGGGCGCCTGAATTACTGCATCCAGGCTCTGAAGCAGGTCAAGACTTTCAGCCCAG TCATCGGTAGCGCCATCGACTTGTTGAATAAGGAGCTTTCAGCAATCGGGATCTCACTGGATGTGCAAGAGCAGTACCAGCCCCCTTCAGCCCCCTCTCCTAACTTTCACCCAGAAAGCTCAATGTATCCAAGTGTCGAAGTGCCCTCTTCGCAACCACAGACGGCTCACCCGTTGTTTCAAGTCTCTCCAGCGCCTAGCTATAGCGCCCAAAGCATGTCCATGGACCCAGGCATCTTCGAGGCCATGTCGTCTCTAGAGCCACTAAGTGTTCGCGTTGGCGCCCTTCCGAATTCCGAGAATCAAGCTCCTTTCTAG
- a CDS encoding uncharacterized protein (EggNog:ENOG41~SECRETED:SignalP(1-18)~TransMembrane:11 (o63-82i94-114o120-138i150-170o182-203i276-298o318-336i343-366o378-400i412-429o441-463i)), which yields MAGLNLFYILTVMVIASGSIPKGYDEGGFAAVADMPSFLHDYGLSRRQWVGTRHELISTKANITSFGVLGAAFGAIVALAITDRIGRLRTWQTFMAIWMSGFFITIFASGIMGLLLFSRLLSGLGAGGLTVVSPLYLTEIARSKNRGMVVSVYMVLLLSFLMFGFFISYGARRSLPRTREQYRVVLGVPLIPGGIALIFSFFIRDTPRWLASKGRNEEALWVLSRLRKAPVDDAAVREEYAQIIDQVRDSKQRLSDTSTWTIVKEVATISSYRNRFLLGLAMQTIAQWTGGNGITYYIPMIFRIAGIRGENLSLVTSGAYGALKLVFTMIFTWGLIDILGRRVCFMSGLAIQGATHVYMAVYSGIWLQDHNRPASDGAIASVFIYAVGWSIGLCTIQYLYGTEILPTRIRSVCYATNMTVHWFFQFAVVRATPPMLDRLDIWGAYVFWACICFVGLVLLGLWAPETKGVPMERMDELFEGRWYMGWRAKLGTQRDAEDGILGRRTSQDVSSSPEVVQVNGQRFVTKYP from the exons ATGGCTGGCCTCAATCTCTTTTACATCTTGACCGTGATGGTCATTGCCAGCGGATCTATCCCCAAAG GTTACGATGAAGGTGGATTTGCTGCCGTGGCAGACATGCCCTCTTTCCTGCATGACTACGGCCTTTCACGAAGACAATGGGTAGGCACGAGGCACGAGCTCATTTCTACAAAGGCCAACATCACGTCATTCGGCGTGTTGGGGGCAGCTTTTGGGGCCATTGTTGCTTTGGCCATTACGGACCGAATCGGTCGTCTGCGCACATGGCAGACCTTTATGGCTATTTGGATGagcggcttcttcatcaccatctttgcGTCTGGAATAATGGGTCTTTTGCTGTTCTCGCGGCTCTTGTCCGGCCTTGGTGCCGGCGGCCTGACGGTGGTATCTCCGCTGTATCTGACAGAGATTGCTCGAAGCAAGAACCGAGGCATGGTGGTTTCGGTTTAcatggtgctgctgctatcctTTCTCATGTTTG gcttcttcatcagctaTGGCGCTAGAAGGTCCCTACCTCGGACTAGGGAACAATATCGCGTCGTTTTGGGCGTGCCTTTGATCCCCGGAGGCATTGCTTTGATATTCTCCTTTTTCATTAGGGACACCCCCCGCTGGCTTGCGTCCAAAGGCCGCAACGAAGAGGCTTTGTGGGTATTGTCCCGGCTGCGAAAGGCACCGGTTGACGATGCAGCCGTGCGAGAAGAGTACGCGCAGATTATTGACCAGGTGCGAGATTCGAAGCAAAGACTCTCTGACACGTCGACTTGGACAATTGTCAAGGAGGTTGCCACAATCTCCAGCTATCGCAACCGATTTTTGTTGGGGCTTGCCATGCAAACAATTGCTCAGTGGACTGGTGGCAATGGTATAACATACTATATCCCCATGATCTTCCGAATTGCTGGCATCCGAGGGGAAAACCTATCCTTGGTTACCTCTGGCGCATATGGTGCGCTCAAGCTTGTGTTTACCATGATATTTACATGGGGCCTCATCGACATACTTGGTCGACGAGTGTGTTTCATGAGCGGCCTTGCTATTCAAGGCGCCACACACGTCTACATGGCCGTTTACTCGGGAATATGGTTGCAAGATCATAATAGACCTGCATCTGATGGCGCCATTGCGTCTGTATTCATCTACGCCGTCGGGTGGTCCATTGGACTTTGTACGATCCAGTATCTGTACGGCACGGAGATTTTGCCCACGCGCATCAGAAGCGTATGTTATGCGACAAACATGACGGTGCACTGGTTTTTCCAATTTGCCGTGGTGCGCGCAACGCCGCCCATGCTTGACAGGCTCGACATTTGGGGTGCGTATGTGTTTTGGGCATGCATCTGCTTTGTCGGACTGGTGCTTCTCGGCCTGTGGGCTCCAGAGACAAAGGGCGTGCcgatggagaggatggaTGAGCTTTTTGAGGGGCGGTGGTACATGGGCTGGAGGGCCAAGTTGGGCACACAGCGCGATGCAGAGGATGGGATACTCGGGAGACGGACGTCTCAAGACGTGAGCAGTTCACCTGAAGTTGTGCAGGTGAATGGGCAGAGGTTTGTGACAAAGTATCCTTga